Sequence from the Phycisphaerales bacterium genome:
GCTCGTAGGCTCGCAGGCGCGGGGTCGCTCCCGGTCTCCCGGCAAGGGCGGCACGCAAGATCGCCATGCAGGCCCGGTGGTCGGGATGTCCGTCCCCCTCATGCGGCAGGTAGATGAGTTCCGGCTGTTCGCGGGCGATGATCGGGGCGAGCTCCGACGCCGCGGCCTGGACTGCGTGTTCCAGTCCCCAGTCCGGCAGGCGGAGGAAGTGGGGGGCCTTGGTTCCCAGGAGGGAGGCCGCGGCCAGCGACTCGGCCTCGCGCACGCGCCACGCCTCCTCGCGCGGCAGGTGCTTGAGGCCCAGCTCGCCCGAGGTCAGCACGGCAACGACGACGCGATCGCCAGCATCGACGTGGTTCAGCACGGCCCCGCCGCAGCCGATGGCCTCGTCGTCAGGGTGGGGGGCAATAACGAGCACGTTCACGCCGGATTGTTAGGCGTGGCCGGATCGCGCGGAGGGACTGCCTCGTGACGGCCGTCTCCCATACCCCGACGCCGGTGATCAACGACTCCTCGCGTGCAGCCCGCGTGCGTGCGGCGGGCAAGTTCCTCTTCGAGGGCGACCGCAAGTTCTACGTCAAAGGCGTGACCTACGGGCCGTTCCGGCCCGGTCCGGAGGGGGAATACCACACGCGGGAGCGGGTGGCAGCCGACTTCCGGAACATGGCCGCAGCGGGGATCAACACGGTCCGGGTATACACGATGCCTCCGCGCTGGATGCTGGACCTTGCGAGTGCGGAGGGACTGCGGGTGCTGCTAGGTGCGGCGTGGGCTCAGCACCTGAACTTCGTTGAAGACCGTCGCCTGCGGCGCGAGAGCATTGACGCCGTCGTGCGCATGGCGCGAGAATACCGCGGTCACCCCGGCGTGCTTGCGTACTGCATCGGTAA
This genomic interval carries:
- a CDS encoding PIG-L deacetylase family protein, whose product is MNVLVIAPHPDDEAIGCGGAVLNHVDAGDRVVVAVLTSGELGLKHLPREEAWRVREAESLAAASLLGTKAPHFLRLPDWGLEHAVQAAASELAPIIAREQPELIYLPHEGDGHPDHRACMAILRAALAGRPGATPRLRAYELWSPLPAVDHLEDVSAVMQRKLAAVRAFPSQLAQLPYDVAIEGLNRYRGAVSMHATHAEAYACPTL